ATCATGCAGGTTATAGAAcaattctttattgtgtcaaactaGCCACTAATTGCCAACAGTGGCCCCAATCATTTCTAAAATCACTGGTCCAATTCAATCAAATGAATTCTACCTCCCCTATGCCCACCAATGATTAACTAAAGCCTAAAGTCAACCAATGCCTCATACTAGTAGATTCCAAATTAGGGTACATGATGTAATTTCAGACCATGAAGCAGGGTATTCTAGGAGGAAatcacagtaaagatggtttctttttGCCGCAAATGCCTACCATCCCAGTTACTTGAGAGTTCaagacaagaggatctcaagtttaaggccacctttagcaacatagcaagatcctgtctcaaaataaaagatcaaaagggctgggcataatttagctcagtggtagagcactcttgggttcaatccccagtaccaaaaggaaaaaaacaaaagataatttcttcttctttactTAGTTATAAATGGACGTGATACCTGAAAATTCTGCACTCACTTCAGAACTGGAGAATGTAATCAGAAGAATACCACCCAAAGCACAGGGGAGCTAAGCTAAAGGATTTTGGACTATGTCAACCCTACTGATGGGACTTCTTGTATCATGAAGTAATGTACTTTCTATGGTTTAAGCTGCTTCCAATTTGGAGTTTGATTTTGTAACTGAAAGCACTTCGATACATATGTAAACAATTTCACAAGTACAAAGCTAAGGTCAGGTTTAAACAAACACCAACACCACTAAAAACAACTAGAAGGTAAATAATGCTCCAGGACTTCTGCACTAGGTGGTGAACCTGTACAGGCACTGCTGGGGGGAACCTGCACAATCTTTAGGTAAGgagctggctgaacaggaccagccggCGTAGTTTGTCTGTCATGCTGCAGGCACACTGAGTTATGAAGACTAGCACAGGCTATGCATGCAACTTATTGGGGGGAACATGTGAAAAGAAAGACCTATTTAatctgaaataaaaaatatagtgaAAGGCAAAGTAATGCTATCAGTACCTGTGTGAAAAAGCTTTATATGATGCATGTGGACAGGAAGGGATGTAAAAATAGATGAAGGCTCTGCTTTCACTAAGCCtatgattacaaaaaaaaaaaaaaaaaaatacatgtttacAGAGGAACAGGccataaaatgcaaataaatttgATCACACTGagtgtggcaatggtggaaactgacAGGTAGAGAAGGGGGCAGCCCATGGTTGACCAGGCAATGTTTTCTAAATATGCCAGGGTCTGAGCTTGAATGTTAAAGGCTGCAACACTGGGAGCATGTGTAAAATGGTGTAtcacaggaggaaaaaaatataggAACAGTAGTGGAAAATTTAGTAATGCCCTGCGGGGATGGCAGCAGGTGAGGCTCTAAATAAACGCAGTATGGTTGCCAGTTTCGTGACAGACAGTGGGGTGGGAGGAAAGAGCCAACTTCTAATTGGGGATAGAGCCTCAATCTGGAATCCTAGCTCCACCATGGCctgactgtgtgaccttgggctggATGAATTACTTAACCTTCCCTGTGTCAGCTTTCTCATCTTATAAAACGGGGACATGTCAGGCCCTATGGGGTAAGAGAATGAAATGAGATGAGGCATGGTGAGTGACTTTGTCTAATGGTAGGCTTAACCATGCTAGTTATTATCACTCTTTAAATCCACAAGCAATTCACTCAAATTAGTTTTGGAGCATTTATAAAGCATGCATGAAAGTCTAGCTATCTATTATATCAGTTTTAAAAAAAGCTTTGTTTTTCAAATAGCCAACTGCAATCCATTACAAAGtcctgaaataaaaagaaaaaccatgatcCACTAAGAAAGCGGACTGTGACTAaggatttataaatattttattggtgGTTTTACTTAATGCTGAATGCAGACAATACAAAGAAATCAGCACTGAAAAGGAAACATTAATCTTTAAAAAGTGtaacatatttacatatattgaCCAGTTTTGCATATGTTTAGGTTTACAAACAAATGCAAAACTAATTCCAAAGCTTTTGTTCTGAATATACTTTGGTTCTTTTTTATTGTTATACCAAGTATGATTAACTTTGTTTGTATCTAACCTAAAAGCAAGACTCTGGAAGCTGATCCTGAAACAAACAGTAAAGCCGGAATTTTAAAACAGCTCTTTAAGGGAGGATATAGCCATACCAAAGAAAAAAGCCTCAATAACAGATATATAAATACAAAGGAGGAAATACCAAGAAGCGAAAAGAATCACAGAAGTACCAATTCTACACTAACTGTAATTTCTGGTTCTAGCAACAATTCAACTAGCAGTAGCTTAGATGCTGTTGTTCTAGAAAATAAAGCCATTAATTCTTTCACTACAATTTTCAGACTTCACTCAATGGACAATTATTAAGCATTCAGATTCTTTTGTAATAACCTAAGAAGTGATTTATACATACAGAAACATTAACAAAAGAGGTCTTCAAACACACTGCTGAAAGCTGCAATATAGTTTGCGGGCCAGATATCAATGTACATGATGTTAGCAGTCAGAAAGAGTTGATGACACTCAGCACAGTATGGCTCAGGGCTGTTAACTGAGGAGTACTCCACCCGTTCCTGACGTGGATGGGACTGTGACAAAAAGTCTGACAGGCCTCTAAATAAGACTCCACATTAAATAATTATGATACAACTGTGACAACACAGCTAGCTTATAGAACTGACGTTTTCACGGAAATAGCACTACAGAATTCTAGTGACAATCAGATATGAGAATTATTTTCCCCTGCTAACTATTCAGTAGAAAAAGAGTTTGCTGACTGCATTTTTGATGAACAGGATACCTCTAATATATACACCAGAGGAAATTAGAAAGTGAGCAAAGTGAACTCCTTAAGTTTTTTTCAGATACTAACAAGCAAAGTAGTTTATAATAAACCAGAATCACCCTAAAGCAAAGATTAAATCAATCAGTTTTGAAGGAAATATAGTTcctttcaaaagttttgtttggtttgtgactagacttcaaaatattgaaataaaCCAAACAGATTCTAACAATATTAATTTGCTATACAAGATTTTTCAAATGTACTCTAAGTTAAAAGGTTTTGCCCTCTCCCCAGagaaagtaaataaaaacaaaaaaggggctctcgcaaaaataaacaaaactaaaaCCACCACCTAAACCATTCATAAAAagaacacttttttctttttggatacTTCAATTGGTTCAAGATCAGGGTTTCTATCCAAAGGACTTCCTACCCTCTTCCCTTAGCTTCTATTCTCTAGTCATTTCCATGCTTTTATCAAACAGGCTATGAGTAGATTTTCTTAAGAAGTCAGGTTGAGTGAGAGGTAGCATTAGGATGCCCTATACTTGACTATAGTATGAAGTTCAAATGAACACATTATTCTTCTAAAAGAATTACAATAAGTAAAAGTGCATAAAAAGAAATGTTCAGCTCTCGCTGCCTTGCACtaagaaaaattttcagaaactGAGAATCAATGTTGGGAGCCAAGAAATAAGCATTTGCCTCATCTCCTTGAGCTCCTTTAATGCACCAGTTCAGGCTGGTTTTCCACAAAGGGCAGCACTCCGCTCACATAGTAGGCAATGCCAAGAGACAGTAAAGCAATGACAAAGATCAGGAGCAGGACCCTCCAGAAGCCCAGATCCTCTACGAACTCCTGCCATGTGGTTCGAAAGCTGGAAAGGACTCCTTCACCTTGCTGTAGGTTGGGATTGAGGAGAGAATGGCTTTCCatggcactgtggaaagacaaagAAAGACACATTTCACCCATTTCAAAAACATAAAACAGTAAATCATGTTATTTACAAAAGGCCAAACTTATAATACCAAAGTTACAAGGAAAAAACTGACTTATGTATATGCTCTCACCCACCTCCCTGATCATTCCCATATCCACAGGTATCTGGACAGTCTACCCTGATCTATAAATTGAGAAACTGCTACGATTATTTCTTGGTTTAGTATCTAGcagaatcaaattaaaaatcctAATTATATGTCCCAAGAGGAAGTCTTgacataggtcaaatgagttgctTTCATCAagatataatatttaatatttagaaGATTCAAAATGAAAACTCCTAATTTGAAATTTTATGTGAATGAAAATAAGCATTTACATATTAGGGTGTGAATATAAATGTTGAATGAGAATTTTCATTAATTTTAGTTCAATAATCTGATCAATGAAGGAATTacttcttcaaatgtaattttgtAACAATGGAAGCTTATTTCTCAGTCTGATGTACATGTGGACTGGTCCAGTCATTAGGAATTCTTAATAGTTTCTTCCTAGTGGTTTTGGCCTTGTCttataaaataatattgaatAAGGTAGTGCAAATACTATCAAAACACTGATTCTGATATTTAAAATACTGTCATTGAGAAATATGACCACCAGAGAGAAAACAGAATGTCTACTTTGGTATTTGAAGGAAGCACTGAACTGAAAGCTTTATAAGATCAGCACCCATAGTTCTGTCACAACACGTAGACCCTATAACATGGTATCATTTAGATTAAAGCCATAAAGATGAGAATCTTAGGCATGAACTCTCTATTAGTTATAAAAGCTCATTACTATCCTTCCTATACCCCTTCTTTTCACATTCCTCCAACTATCTAGGCACAGaataatgaaaacaacaaaacaatgtCTTTAGAGCCTTATTTACCATGAACTATGAAAATATACAAAActggcagtttttttttaatgctaaaaCATTATTTTACTTCTTGGCACTGTTAATGAAAGGTCCTTTAACCTTTATTGGTATTAGGGCTTCTCTAGTCACAGCCAGATGCCTTCCTCATGGGCCAGTCTGTTCAACATCCAAACTCTTTTCATATTAAAAATGCTTGCtctcagccaggcacagtgatacACTCCTGTAATTTTAGCAACCAAGGAAGCTGAaaaaggagaattgcaaattcaagggtAACCTCGGCTGGCAActtattgagatcctgtctcaaaataaaaaaataaaaaaagggcttgggatatatctcagtggtaaagtgcctctgggttcagtaccaaaaataaataaattttaaaaataaataaaagggatgaGGAAGTGGCTTAATGGGACAGCACccatgagttcaaaccccagtactggGAGGGTGGGGGGGAAGCAGCTTCATCTCTAAATAATTAGagaagacattttcagtagggatctacaataatatgagaattgtaTATAGATGTTTATACTGTGtatagatgttcatagcagcattattcataatatccCAGACATGGAAACCAGACATGGATCTACAATAATATGGGAACATTAGAACAAGCAAGTTTCAAAGATTAGAACATTGAGAAGACCTGAACAAGTGTTAACCATAAGCAGATAAAGTTCAGGACAGGTTTAGTTTGACCTATGTGAAGTTTTTTGATTGTCTGAGCTGACATGCTTTCATACTCAAAGATGAAAGATATCAAATGAGAATTCAGTGAGCACTCTCTAGGAGATCAGGAAGCTCAGCCAAAATCAGATTTTCCTtttggtactaggtattgaacctaggggcacttaaccactcagccacatcctcaatatatttttttatattgaggcagggttttgctaagttgcttagggcctcattaagttgctgaggctagctttgaacttgtgatcctcttgcctcagcctcccaagtgactggtattataggcatgcacctccATGACCAGcccaatcagattttttttttaaaaatattttttagttgtcaatggtcctttattattatttttatttatatgtggtgctgagaatcaaacccagtgcctcacatatgctaggcaagcactccactactaagtcacaaccccagcctccaatCAGAATTTTTGATAGAGAGATTATCCGATGAAATGCTTTCCACTGTTTGGAGGCTACCTGACTCTAGTGTAATTGTGTGCATGCGTgcgttgtgtgtgtgtttaatctttatttttaaacatgtGTTATCTATACTTAActctataataaaaaagaaactaaattaACCTTAGGATACTATGTAGGAGTAgaaaaatgttattcaacaaCTTCATCTATAGGCCCTTACACAGAAGTTAGGTTATGTATCTGGGAACCCCAAGGAAAACACTGTATTAAAGCATTTAAAACCTTCCTTCATCTTCTATCCTAGAATATGTTAGCACCCAGCTGAGCCATAATGCCGTATGCTAGCTAATCCCTTTAAACTTCTTTCTCCTACCTTTCTTGAGACATGATTTCACATGCTATAAAACTCATCTTTTAAAACTATACAGTTCAGGGGTTTTTAGTACATTCACAAAGTTGTAAACTATCTCCACCATCTAATCCCAATACGTTTTCTTCACCTCTCTAACAAACTCTGTACCCACCAGTTACTCCACATTGCTCCTCCCCGAAGCTCCTTGTAACCACTAACCTACTTCCTGTCTTTGTGGATTTGCCTGTTCTGGAAATATCATATACGCAGAATCATATGATATGTGgccttgtgtgcctggcttctatgCAGTATGTTTTCAATACTGCCTCAATTGGAGCATGTATCAGATTTCATCTTTTTTTGGTGGATAATATTCCATTCAATGAACAGGTGACAGTTTGTTTATTCTTTCCTCAGTTGATAGACTTGTGGGTGGTTTCCATGTCTGGGATATTATGAATAATACTGCTATGAACATCTATACACAAGTTTTTGTATGAATGTATGATTTCAGTTGTCTCTGGTATACACCTAGAAGTGGAATTGTTGGGTTGTTTTCTAAAGTGGTTGCACTAGTTTATGTTCTGTCCAGCAAAGTGAAGGTCCAATTTCTCCCTATCCTCCATAACACCtattactgtcttttttttttttttttttttagttgtagatggacacaatacctttattttatttatttatttttatggggtgctgaggttcaaatccaatgcctcacatgtgccaggtaagcacgctaccactgagctacagccctggcCCCCTGTCTGTGTTTTTGATTATAGTCATCCTAGTAGATGTGAAGTGATATTTCACTGTagttttgatgtacattttcctaATGACACtcctttaaatttaatttaagccTCAATCACTGCATTTGTACCACGACACTTCAGGGTCTAAATAAGGCAAGAAAGCTAGATAATAAAAGtattaatgatttaatttttGAAGAATTGGTTTTATGCAAAGGTGTAAATAATACAAATTCTCATGCTGAATTTAAACGACAGGTTTGTGAAAAAAAGCAGGAGAAAATGTTTGATATTGAGCCACTCAGCAACTAATCACTTCTTAGTCAagtaattaaaaaggaaaaaaaaaaaaaagctaaaagtgTATTTCTGATAAAAAAGGATCCTGGAAACTGgctattaacaaaataaaggtctcAAAAATACACCAAGTAAAAACACATTCTTGGACATTTTTCATAGTACAGAAGcttaaaataatgtaatattatTTTAGAAAGGTGAAGATAAATTTCAAATTATCTTGAAGGAACATGACCTTTAACAAAGAATAGTTAACATTGCTAAAGTGCTTACGACACTGACTGTTGACCCAGAGCATACAGGTGAGAGAAAAGGGCTTGCAAATGCATCTTTAACTTTGTTTATCTAAAGTTTGTCAGTTTTTGATGGTaacatgaagagcatgagaacttTAAGAGGTAAAACTCTTAAACTGCTTTAGGATAATAAAAAATGAGTAAAAGTATCTAAACAAAGTAGACCTAAGCTTGAAAGTGGCATTTAATGGTCCCCTATAGTATACCAGCCAGCACAGAAAGGAGGAGGAAGGCAATCATGGGTGCAAAGAAATCAGATGAAGGTTGATGATGAAAAACATTTCATTTAGAACCTACAGATACCTGATCCCAATGGTCTAAGTGACTGGTGTCACACTAAAGTGAAGTCCTGGTCAATCAGATATTAAGTGAAAAGCTGATGTGGGATCTTTTGTTCCCAGAAAAATTTGGGAACAAACAGTAGTAAGCTCATCACCTTTCTCACCCCACTGTATAATGTAGAGGCCAAAACTCCAGGGTGATCCACCAAACTACATGCTACTAAAAACTAGGCCAGGCCTACTGACTTCCCTTGTTGAGCCAGTAAAGCTGCACAAAAGATAATTTGCCACGTTTTCAAAACTTCCTGAACCGTGTTCTCTgttgcctccagatgaaaagtgaTGAGATATTTAGGACCTCATCAGTCATCACATCTTAGCTTCAATTACTTAGAGAAACCCAACTTTTATTAGTTCTAACTCCTGTGAAAGCCACTTTCAATGACTGAATTGTGCGTGTGTTCAGTCTTATCTTATTTTCCCTCTTCTTATTTCTCAATTCTACTCCCTACCCTTGAAACTATCTTTTTGATCTTTCTAATATTGTCCAAGTTCTCAGTCttatctttctcttccttttttgaaATTTGATTCTTTTTGTGATCTGTACTTAAAATTCTCAAATTCCTGTTTCCTTCTGTCAGATTCAGATTTTAACTACCTCTTCTCCCTTGTACTGCCAATATAGCAGGTGGCTGGCTGAACATTATGTGCATGGAGCACGTAAGTACTTTCTGTTAAAAGCTTCTCAATTGTAACCTGAATttgtaaagacctaaatagagttcAAAGATAAGTCAAAACCCTGCACTTGAGAGCAAAGAAACCAAATTCACCAAGGTCCTACAAAAGATCCGGGTACTTAGTGACTTGCCCCTTAAAAAATTATATCTCAAGTACCTTTCACTCTCAGCTGTCTGCATGGTCTCCAGTTTTGAGTGGGTTCCTCTGTTAAATCCTTTTACCTCCTGTTCTTCCAAAGATTCCAGCAATCGGATGACATCTTTATTCACTCCCCTGCGCTTTGCCAGAACTAAAGGAGTAGCACCTTGATGATTGCTAAGAAaattcataaaaataaagatatatacagCAGTTATATTATCCTGTTAGTTCTTACTTGTTTAGATCTCAGTGAAAAAATGGGATCAATTAACTCAAAATTAACTTTGTAGCCCAGCCAATGTTCAAGCCAGAAGCTAAAGCTTCAATCAACCTACTTTCTTCcttccagggaaaaggaaaaggagaatcCACAAGCAAAAGAATGGGTAAATGACagtaaataaaaagagaacatCTCAGAGATTAATGGGACAGTCTAGATCTAGACTCACTGTTATTAGACACATTTTATggggagaaaatatatttttaaaatcttaaaagaattttttaaaaagctgcttTTGTTCACTCAGCTATTTAACAGTAGTACCAAGACAGAACCCTAATCACACTGAATCCTACAGTTAATTCCCACCACATTCTGTCCTGTCTTGTTCAGGTTCAGGAGCATTGGAGCATCAATAAACCAAGGCAGCAAGTAACTGTCACTTAAACCTCAAACTCAGTTTTAAAGGTGGCCTGACATCTTTCTCATTCAAGAAACAGGCTATtactaaatcaaataaaaaccaaTTACTTCACCAAACTTCCTCAGTCCAAAGACCCTGAGTCCCAGAGAGATTATGAAGTTGGTACATTATGTGACAGAAGGCAAATGAACTTTGGAGTCAGGAACTAAGTTCACATTCCAGCTCTGTCCCTCATAGCTGTGTGATctcctctcaactccttcatgtataaaatgaagaaaacaaattaCTTTAAAAGCTACTGGTTCTGAGGATGAAATGAATTGCAACGTAAGCAACACAGTCTAGCTCACAATAGAttaccttctttccttctttccccgTCTTTGGCTCTTTCCTACTTTCCCCATCTTAACTATGCAATTTATTAGTAGAAACTAGCCACAATTTTCATAGAAAAAATCATACTGCTTCAGCATAAATCTAGAAGTTAGTCTCTTGTTCTCTCACTTGCCTAACAAGATCTCACTGTCTTCAATGCTTTCCTGAACCTGTCATTACAACTGATCAATGAGGAAACAAAATCAAGACTCTTGAGATTAGACACTGATTTAAAGACTAATGATAAAAAATTATTAGACTTCAAAAACTACAAAGAACTTACCATATATCAATTTTGAGTCCATTGGAAACTAAGAATTGGAtggtatccacatggccacagagGTGAAGAGCTGTGTTTCCTTGGTAATCTGTGGCTAGAAGGTCAGCACCAAATTTATGCAACAGCTGGCAGATGTCTACATTCCCTCGGGCTGCTGCAAGGTGAAGGCCTGTCCTGCCCCTGCTGTCACGGATATTTGGGTCAAATCCACTTTCCAGAAGCCGTTTAGAATAGTTAAAGTCTCCATCAATACAGGCTTGTAGCAAGGGCACATTAGTTTGAGAAGAATCATTTACAAAAACGTAGGACATTGTTCTAATGTGAACAGAATATGCCTGTAATAAAAATATGAGGTGAGTAAGATTTGATGAAGCCAAACTGAATCAAGACAACGAAGTCAACCGTGAAAGTACTATTTCTTACCCTCTTGGCTGCTTGCCTATAATAAAATTTCTTTACTGAACAGAAAAAACAATAAGAAAGTtatcaattatattttattttttcattaaaatataccaTTTTCTTCACATTTGTTAGATCAAAATTACAATTAAATTACTATGAAGCTGTTTTGCTTTTTCCCATGTAAGTAATTctctttcatatatttgctttTCCTTGTATTTATGATATTTTATATGGTAAACAAAATTAcctgaataaaaaaattaacttaattGGCACTCAATAAGGACTTGTTAGAATGTTGTATTTAttgcacaaattttaagtttttatGGAAGAGAAAAGTTAAAATAACAAACTGAATTTAAAAACTGGAAATATCATGAAATCAACACAGATTCACATACATTTTGACATTATCAACCCCATTGAGCTGTGTTGTGTGGTCATCTCAATACATGATTTTGCTAAACTCCCACTGTCTGTgacaagagaaatgagaaaaAGTAGGCTTTCCTGGGAATGTAGAGGTGGGACAACAGCAGCAATCCCAACTGTGCCCACTGTAacatctctttctttctctctctcttttccccttGGTTCACTGAAGAAAAAGTTCAAGCCTGTCAAAGAAAATTTTACTAGGAAactaaaaacaaaccaaaacaagaTAATATAAAAGCTGAGAAGAATGCATTTACAGAGATTTCTTTCTTACTCTAAGGTTACAAAAGCTTGGGCACAAATGGGCTCAGCTTGCATTTCTCAGGTGGAGTCTTTCTTTCTGAAACACTAAGGGAACTAACTGGATGCTAGACCAATCTCATCTTGTGTCTAAGCTCCAGGGCATTCAGGAAAGCAGGACTGGCTGTGATACTGGTGGGACTGTTGGCCCACCCTCGATTTAGCCTGTTTCTGCAGCAGGGCCACCATCCGTCCAGGTCTGGGCTAACTTTACACTGAAATCTGCTGCTACCTTGGGTTCTCTGGGGGAAG
This genomic interval from Callospermophilus lateralis isolate mCalLat2 chromosome 16, mCalLat2.hap1, whole genome shotgun sequence contains the following:
- the Ankrd46 gene encoding ankyrin repeat domain-containing protein 46, whose protein sequence is MSYVFVNDSSQTNVPLLQACIDGDFNYSKRLLESGFDPNIRDSRGRTGLHLAAARGNVDICQLLHKFGADLLATDYQGNTALHLCGHVDTIQFLVSNGLKIDICNHQGATPLVLAKRRGVNKDVIRLLESLEEQEVKGFNRGTHSKLETMQTAESESAMESHSLLNPNLQQGEGVLSSFRTTWQEFVEDLGFWRVLLLIFVIALLSLGIAYYVSGVLPFVENQPELVH